From Deltaproteobacteria bacterium, the proteins below share one genomic window:
- a CDS encoding dihydrolipoyl dehydrogenase: MKIYDVVVVGAGDVGLGIAFKAASQDLKVALIDKGKVGGTCLNYGCVPSKTLIYTADRVVEIREASKLGIRTERIDIDFPAIMARMRNTVTRGREGIRRAIGESENLDFIEGEGTFIGGRTLTVGDQKIKGKKIFIASGASPSIPPVKGLDKIPFLTNENVLDLEKKPESLIIIGGGYVGLEYAHFFARMGTQVTMIHRHSNFLPFEEPEISELLKKTLATYAGLVLEVQITEVKPTGSGVTALVKNIRTGQEKEVIAERLFVAAGRKSNAGLLKTEKAGIETDQNHFIKVDDTLRTNQKHIWAVGDCIGRAMFTHAGDKEAELAWHNATHRKKIRMDFAFVPHAVFTHPQIASVGLTEEQARKDHEILVGRANYSDTVMGEAMMEEEGFAKAVVEKGTGRILGFHIIGPQAAMLIQEVVNPVINRQDLKSITDCMHIFPALSNLIPEVLGNLE; encoded by the coding sequence GGAAGGTGGGAGGGACCTGTCTTAATTACGGCTGTGTGCCTTCGAAAACGCTGATCTATACGGCCGACCGGGTCGTTGAGATCCGGGAAGCATCAAAATTAGGTATTCGGACTGAACGGATCGATATCGACTTCCCGGCCATCATGGCCCGGATGAGAAATACCGTCACCCGCGGCCGGGAGGGGATCAGAAGGGCCATAGGAGAATCGGAGAATCTGGACTTTATCGAGGGGGAGGGCACCTTCATCGGCGGACGAACCTTGACCGTGGGTGATCAGAAAATAAAGGGAAAGAAGATTTTCATTGCCTCCGGCGCCAGTCCCTCCATTCCTCCGGTGAAGGGACTGGATAAAATCCCTTTCCTGACCAATGAGAATGTCCTGGATCTTGAAAAGAAGCCGGAAAGCCTGATCATTATCGGCGGCGGCTATGTGGGACTCGAATATGCCCATTTTTTTGCCCGGATGGGGACCCAGGTCACCATGATCCATCGCCATTCAAATTTTCTACCCTTTGAAGAGCCGGAAATATCGGAATTGTTAAAGAAGACTTTGGCAACCTATGCCGGGCTGGTTCTAGAGGTCCAAATCACTGAAGTCAAGCCAACCGGCAGCGGGGTAACCGCCCTGGTAAAAAATATCCGTACCGGCCAGGAGAAAGAGGTTATTGCAGAAAGGCTGTTCGTGGCCGCCGGCAGGAAATCCAACGCCGGTCTTTTGAAAACTGAGAAGGCCGGAATTGAAACCGACCAGAACCATTTCATTAAGGTCGATGACACCCTCCGGACAAACCAGAAACATATCTGGGCCGTCGGGGATTGCATCGGAAGGGCCATGTTCACCCATGCCGGGGACAAAGAGGCCGAACTGGCCTGGCACAATGCCACCCACCGGAAAAAAATCAGGATGGACTTCGCCTTTGTTCCCCATGCCGTTTTTACCCATCCCCAAATCGCCTCGGTGGGCTTAACCGAGGAGCAGGCCCGGAAGGACCATGAAATCCTCGTCGGCCGGGCAAATTATTCCGATACGGTCATGGGAGAGGCCATGATGGAGGAAGAAGGATTTGCCAAGGCCGTTGTCGAAAAAGGCACCGGAAGGATTCTGGGGTTTCATATCATCGGCCCCCAGGCGGCCATGCTTATCCAGGAAGTCGTAAACCCCGTGATCAACAGGCAGGACCTGAAATCGATCACCGACTGCATGCACATCTTCCCGGCCCTTTCCAACCTGATACCCGAGGTGTTGGGCAACCTTGAATAA
- a CDS encoding PAS domain S-box protein, translated as MSLKAKGYQRLVLFFRPPVFKGDEEKTHTARVLNYLLFSIFIMILLFGLVVIPLFIEKKIGGSIFLLIFSSGLLFSRYLMYGGRVQAASRFLIASSWVTVVTMIILGAGLRDMNFVFLVSTSVIAGLLLGRRFVTLIVISNMVFCLALVLMERLGTLPIGYFPNPPMVRWFELSFSLITAATALHLALRSREESLTAARNQLNERKQAEQALQESDKRYRLIAENIADIFWTMDLNYSFTYVSPSVTRMRGFTVQEALSQNFSEIMTPQSLQAALQAVQEDQELRQQNPVDKDRKLTIELEEYRKDGSTVWTENEITYLLGEDQQPIGIVGVTRDISEQKRIKAALRASEERFRSLIQSSSDIILIIDEDGEVTFESPSLERTLGYPSGTFIGQSPLSVIHPDNLDQVRNDLSELSQSANNGIPTEFRCRKADGSWVYLEAVGHNLFNNPSIHGIVLNIRDITRHKLAEKALRESEAQYRTLIETTGTGFVIIDPEGRVLDANEEYVHLTGYHDLKEILSRSVIEWTADYEKIKNEEAVQECLREGKIRNLEIDYSDFEGKVTPVEINATVVKREGRRQILSLCRDITERKLVEKERQRLEERLRHAEKMESLGRLAGGVAHDLNNVLGVLVGYSELLLMDIPQGDPLRKHVSNILQSSQRGAAIIQDLLTLARRGVAVSTVVNLNNIISGYFETPEFGKLKEYHSGIIFKFDPAIDLLNIRGSSVHLGKTVMNLVSNAAEAIADRGEVLVRTENRYLDKPIQGYDTMEEGEYVVLTVSDNGNGIPVKDIGRIFEPFYTKKVMGRSGTGLGLAVVWGTVKDHGGFIDVQSREGEGSTFTLYFPVIRQELTREEGVVPPEEYAGRGESILVVDDVKEQRELATAMLSRMGYKVASVSSGEEALSFLKTSHPDLLVLDMIMDPGMDGLETYQRILEINPKQKAIIVSGFSETSRVKKTQELGAGAYVRKPYISEKIGLAVRRELDKI; from the coding sequence ATGTCTTTAAAAGCAAAAGGTTACCAACGGCTGGTTTTATTTTTCAGACCCCCGGTTTTTAAGGGCGATGAAGAAAAAACCCATACCGCCAGGGTCTTGAATTATCTATTATTCAGCATTTTTATTATGATTTTGTTATTTGGACTGGTTGTAATACCCCTCTTCATCGAAAAGAAGATAGGGGGTTCGATATTCCTTTTGATCTTCTCCTCTGGCCTCTTGTTTTCGCGGTATCTTATGTATGGGGGGCGGGTTCAAGCCGCCAGCCGGTTTCTGATCGCCTCCTCCTGGGTTACCGTTGTAACGATGATCATTTTAGGTGCCGGCTTGAGGGACATGAATTTCGTTTTTCTGGTTTCAACCTCTGTTATCGCAGGCTTACTGCTTGGACGGCGATTTGTCACCTTGATTGTTATCAGCAATATGGTTTTCTGTCTGGCCTTGGTCTTAATGGAACGGTTGGGCACCCTGCCTATAGGTTATTTTCCAAACCCGCCCATGGTCAGATGGTTTGAACTATCGTTTTCCCTCATAACCGCGGCAACGGCTTTACACCTGGCCCTTCGCAGCCGTGAAGAATCTCTCACTGCGGCCCGGAATCAGCTTAATGAGCGCAAACAGGCAGAGCAGGCATTGCAGGAGAGCGATAAGAGATACCGTCTAATAGCGGAAAACATTGCCGACATCTTCTGGACCATGGACTTAAATTATAGCTTCACATATGTCAGTCCCTCGGTTACCAGAATGCGCGGCTTTACCGTACAGGAAGCCCTGTCGCAGAACTTCTCTGAAATTATGACCCCCCAATCACTCCAAGCTGCCCTTCAGGCCGTGCAGGAAGACCAGGAATTAAGACAACAAAACCCTGTGGATAAAGATCGCAAACTGACTATTGAACTGGAAGAATATCGGAAGGACGGTTCCACCGTCTGGACGGAAAATGAAATTACCTACCTGCTGGGGGAAGATCAACAACCGATTGGTATCGTCGGAGTCACTCGGGATATTTCCGAACAAAAGCGGATTAAAGCGGCTTTGCGTGCAAGTGAAGAACGTTTTCGTTCGCTGATCCAGAGTTCATCGGATATCATTTTGATTATCGATGAAGACGGCGAGGTGACCTTTGAATCACCTTCCTTGGAACGGACTCTCGGATACCCTTCGGGAACCTTTATCGGTCAATCCCCTTTATCGGTGATCCATCCGGATAATCTTGATCAAGTCCGCAACGACTTAAGTGAACTATCCCAATCCGCCAATAATGGAATCCCAACTGAATTTCGGTGTCGGAAGGCAGACGGCTCCTGGGTTTACCTGGAGGCCGTTGGACACAATCTATTTAACAACCCCAGCATCCACGGTATCGTCCTCAATATCCGAGATATAACCCGGCACAAGCTGGCCGAAAAGGCCCTAAGAGAGAGCGAGGCCCAATATCGGACACTGATTGAAACGACGGGCACAGGCTTTGTGATCATCGACCCCGAGGGCCGGGTCCTGGATGCCAACGAGGAATACGTCCATCTGACCGGATACCACGACCTGAAGGAGATACTCAGCAGGAGTGTTATCGAATGGACTGCCGATTATGAAAAGATAAAAAATGAAGAGGCCGTTCAAGAGTGCCTCAGGGAAGGAAAGATCAGAAATCTGGAAATCGACTATTCTGATTTCGAGGGGAAGGTTACTCCCGTCGAGATCAATGCCACGGTCGTAAAAAGGGAGGGCAGGCGGCAAATTCTTTCCCTGTGCCGGGATATCACCGAGCGAAAGCTGGTTGAGAAGGAAAGGCAAAGGTTGGAGGAGCGCTTGCGCCACGCCGAAAAGATGGAGAGTCTGGGCAGACTGGCCGGCGGAGTGGCCCACGATTTGAATAACGTTCTGGGGGTGCTGGTCGGTTATTCGGAGCTGCTTTTGATGGATATTCCACAGGGCGATCCATTGAGGAAGCATGTCTCCAATATCCTGCAATCCAGTCAAAGGGGAGCCGCTATCATTCAGGACCTTCTGACCCTGGCCAGGAGGGGCGTGGCCGTTTCAACGGTCGTAAATCTAAATAATATCATTTCCGGGTATTTCGAGACCCCCGAGTTTGGGAAGCTGAAAGAGTACCATTCCGGCATAATCTTCAAGTTCGATCCTGCGATAGACCTGTTAAATATCAGAGGCTCATCCGTCCATTTGGGTAAAACGGTTATGAATCTGGTGTCCAATGCCGCCGAAGCCATCGCCGATCGGGGTGAGGTGCTGGTTCGTACGGAGAACCGTTATCTCGACAAACCCATTCAGGGTTACGACACCATGGAGGAAGGGGAATATGTGGTACTGACTGTTTCGGATAACGGGAATGGTATTCCGGTCAAAGATATAGGCAGGATTTTTGAGCCTTTCTACACCAAAAAGGTCATGGGCAGGAGTGGAACCGGCCTGGGTTTGGCCGTGGTCTGGGGGACGGTCAAGGATCATGGCGGGTTTATTGATGTGCAAAGCAGGGAGGGCGAAGGCAGCACGTTTACCCTTTACTTCCCGGTTATCCGGCAAGAATTGACCAGAGAAGAGGGGGTAGTTCCCCCGGAAGAATATGCGGGGCGGGGAGAATCAATCCTGGTGGTGGATGACGTCAAGGAACAACGCGAATTGGCCACGGCCATGCTGAGCAGGATGGGGTATAAGGTTGCCTCGGTGTCCAGCGGGGAAGAGGCCCTGTCTTTTCTTAAAACAAGTCATCCCGACCTCCTGGTCCTGGACATGATCATGGACCCGGGAATGGACGGTCTGGAGACCTACCAAAGGATTTTGGAAATCAACCCCAAGCAGAAAGCGATTATCGTCAGCGGCTTTTCGGAAACCTCCCGGGTGAAAAAGACTCAAGAACTGGGCGCCGGGGCTTATGTGCGCAAGCCCTATATTTCGGAGAAGATCGGTCTGGCCGTCAGGAGAGAATTGGATAAGATCTAA
- a CDS encoding ATP-binding cassette domain-containing protein produces the protein MPKVIEIKNATVYRGRTRVFDRLSLNIIQGQSVAILGPNGSGKSTLLKLLSREIYPVQQEGSYLKVLGEDLWNVWELRAHLGMVSQELQEHYMGSVLGLNVLLSGIYSSINIWAHQTFTDQDQSRAEELMNRLGIAHCRNKRFSEMSTGEQRRLLLGRALIHDPQVLVLDEPTSGLDVKACFQYLGIIRDLMVAGKTVSLVTHHIHEIPPEISRVVLLKAGQVLADGKKEEILTSQNLTNLFEISVELVQMNGFYQVIPGKAADT, from the coding sequence ATGCCCAAAGTGATAGAGATTAAAAACGCCACGGTATACCGCGGGAGGACCCGGGTTTTCGATCGGCTCTCCCTTAACATCATTCAGGGACAGAGTGTGGCCATCCTGGGACCTAACGGCTCCGGGAAATCCACCCTGCTCAAGCTGCTGAGCCGGGAAATTTATCCTGTCCAGCAGGAAGGCAGTTATTTAAAGGTACTGGGAGAAGATCTCTGGAATGTCTGGGAACTGCGGGCCCACCTCGGCATGGTCTCTCAGGAACTCCAGGAACACTATATGGGTAGTGTCCTTGGTCTGAATGTGCTTCTCTCCGGTATCTATTCCAGTATAAATATCTGGGCCCACCAAACCTTCACCGACCAGGACCAATCCAGGGCTGAAGAGCTGATGAATAGACTCGGGATCGCCCATTGTCGTAATAAACGGTTCTCCGAGATGTCAACCGGCGAGCAGCGAAGACTTCTTCTGGGCCGGGCCTTGATCCATGATCCCCAGGTACTGGTCCTTGACGAGCCGACCAGCGGCCTGGATGTGAAAGCCTGTTTCCAGTATCTCGGGATCATCAGGGATCTCATGGTCGCAGGCAAGACGGTGTCTTTGGTAACCCATCACATCCATGAAATACCGCCTGAGATTTCGCGGGTGGTGTTGTTGAAGGCCGGTCAGGTCTTGGCTGACGGCAAAAAGGAGGAAATCCTGACCAGTCAAAATTTAACAAATCTCTTTGAAATTTCAGTAGAATTGGTCCAAATGAACGGTTTCTACCAGGTAATCCCCGGGAAAGCAGCCGATACCTGA
- a CDS encoding universal stress protein: protein MISKILVPTDGSKTSLKAARYAVDLAKQLNASLIILCVIDKGSFISQTVPAGETARQVIEPIEDYLKEAAEGYTIAIKKLCEKNGVPAKMVITKGHPVEEIMKEAEKAKANLIIMGSHGKSALAAAVLGSVTYGVIHKDTKIPVLIVRR from the coding sequence ATGATTTCAAAAATTCTTGTGCCCACGGACGGATCCAAGACATCTCTGAAGGCTGCCCGATATGCGGTTGACCTGGCAAAACAATTAAATGCCTCATTAATTATCCTATGCGTTATCGATAAGGGATCATTTATAAGCCAGACCGTTCCCGCCGGGGAGACCGCCAGACAGGTCATTGAGCCAATCGAAGATTATCTGAAAGAGGCGGCCGAAGGGTATACGATTGCGATAAAAAAACTCTGCGAGAAAAATGGGGTACCCGCCAAGATGGTTATTACGAAGGGGCATCCTGTTGAGGAAATTATGAAAGAGGCTGAGAAGGCCAAGGCCAATCTCATTATTATGGGTTCTCATGGAAAGAGTGCTTTAGCCGCCGCGGTCCTTGGCAGCGTTACTTACGGCGTAATCCACAAAGATACCAAAATTCCGGTACTCATTGTAAGGCGGTAA
- a CDS encoding Spy/CpxP family protein refolding chaperone, whose amino-acid sequence MKKFAVTMVAAAASLWVLAPFALGQTSGPAMGPGMMMGPSMAGPGMMTGSGMGSGMMMGPGMAGHGQAGHGQESGMMRHCGGMMGRMMEGEQHLSKYLMGLNLDEQQKKMIGEIKSKMMKETIRKMADIRIGRIEIKDLLHQDPLDMKAVEAKVKQIGQMRTEMALAHIMALEEIKSKLTPEQRKKFVEMMKAHPMRGRMGMGHE is encoded by the coding sequence ATGAAAAAGTTTGCAGTAACCATGGTGGCAGCAGCAGCTTCACTCTGGGTCTTGGCCCCTTTTGCCTTGGGCCAAACGAGCGGTCCGGCTATGGGACCAGGTATGATGATGGGGCCAAGCATGGCCGGTCCCGGTATGATGACAGGGTCAGGCATGGGCTCTGGCATGATGATGGGACCCGGCATGGCCGGACATGGTCAGGCCGGTCACGGCCAGGAATCCGGAATGATGAGGCACTGCGGCGGCATGATGGGCCGGATGATGGAGGGCGAACAACACCTGTCGAAATATCTGATGGGACTGAATCTTGACGAACAGCAGAAAAAAATGATCGGTGAAATCAAGAGTAAAATGATGAAAGAGACCATTCGGAAGATGGCCGATATACGCATCGGGCGGATCGAGATCAAAGACCTTCTTCACCAGGACCCCCTGGATATGAAGGCGGTTGAAGCCAAGGTAAAACAGATAGGCCAGATGAGAACGGAAATGGCCCTGGCTCATATAATGGCCCTGGAGGAAATCAAGTCTAAACTGACCCCCGAGCAGCGGAAAAAATTCGTAGAGATGATGAAGGCCCATCCCATGAGGGGGAGGATGGGCATGGGGCACGAATAA
- a CDS encoding superoxide dismutase: protein MAYTAKDYTGLIGMAGFSEGLLKNHFTLYQGYVANTNKVLEILDQMLKDGNTATPEYAELKRRLGWEFNGMRLHEFYFDNLGGNSPFDAGGLLGKKLAGDFGSIEAFEKDFKATGAMRGIGWTVLYQDAVNRRLINFWINEHDVAHPAGCHPILIMDVFEHAFMLDYGLKRADYIEAFFKNIDWRVAEGRLK, encoded by the coding sequence ATGGCTTATACAGCAAAAGATTACACCGGTCTCATCGGCATGGCCGGATTCAGCGAAGGACTCCTGAAGAACCATTTCACCCTCTACCAGGGCTATGTGGCCAATACCAACAAGGTGCTTGAAATACTCGATCAGATGCTGAAAGACGGAAATACCGCCACACCCGAATATGCCGAGTTGAAAAGGCGCCTCGGATGGGAGTTCAACGGCATGCGTCTCCACGAATTCTATTTTGACAATCTCGGCGGCAATAGTCCTTTCGATGCCGGCGGCCTGCTGGGGAAAAAGCTGGCCGGGGACTTCGGCAGCATCGAAGCCTTTGAAAAGGATTTCAAAGCCACCGGGGCCATGCGCGGAATCGGCTGGACCGTCCTCTATCAGGACGCCGTTAACCGCCGTCTCATCAATTTTTGGATCAATGAACACGACGTCGCTCATCCGGCCGGCTGCCATCCCATCCTCATTATGGATGTCTTCGAGCATGCCTTTATGCTCGATTACGGTCTGAAACGGGCCGATTACATCGAGGCCTTTTTCAAGAATATCGACTGGAGGGTGGCCGAGGGGAGGCTTAAATGA
- a CDS encoding branched-chain amino acid ABC transporter permease, whose amino-acid sequence MINPYYLQVASFILINILLGLSIYITLSTGQLSLGNAGFMSIGAYTTALLTSKLGLPIPLGILAGSFLAALMGTLIGIPTLRLHGVYLAIATLGFGEVVRVIFINWESLTNGAVGVAGIPHLGRTILAQVQKYGFSPESIGLKNNEFISLTVFSILLFITILVVFFFGRLDRSRVGRAFSSIRMDEKAAEAMGINTTYYKILTFSQGALLAGFAGALFAHVTGYISPADFTYHRAVEILVFAVFGGSEILWGPIFGASFLTVMPELLRSLSEYRYMIYGIVLVLMMVFRPQGFIDANLIDWFRGRKNRGNDAA is encoded by the coding sequence TTGATTAATCCCTATTACCTGCAAGTCGCCTCATTTATTTTAATAAACATCCTGCTCGGGTTGAGTATTTATATCACCCTGTCCACGGGACAGCTTTCCCTGGGCAATGCCGGGTTTATGAGCATCGGGGCCTATACCACTGCCCTTTTGACCTCCAAGCTGGGTCTGCCCATCCCCTTGGGCATTTTAGCCGGCTCTTTTTTGGCGGCCCTGATGGGTACCCTGATCGGGATACCGACCCTCAGGTTACATGGGGTCTACCTGGCTATCGCCACCCTCGGTTTCGGGGAAGTCGTTCGGGTGATCTTCATCAATTGGGAATCCTTGACCAATGGGGCGGTCGGCGTAGCCGGGATTCCCCATCTGGGGCGGACCATCCTGGCCCAGGTACAAAAATACGGTTTTTCCCCGGAAAGCATAGGTCTCAAGAACAACGAATTCATCAGTCTGACGGTTTTTTCCATTCTGCTTTTCATCACCATCCTGGTGGTCTTTTTTTTCGGACGCTTAGATCGTTCCCGGGTCGGCCGGGCCTTTTCATCCATCCGGATGGATGAAAAGGCGGCCGAGGCCATGGGGATCAACACCACTTATTATAAAATCCTGACCTTCAGTCAGGGGGCACTGCTGGCCGGATTTGCCGGGGCCCTCTTCGCCCACGTGACCGGCTATATCAGCCCGGCGGATTTCACCTATCACCGGGCCGTGGAAATCCTGGTTTTTGCGGTCTTCGGCGGCAGTGAAATCCTCTGGGGCCCGATTTTCGGGGCCTCTTTTTTAACGGTTATGCCCGAGTTACTACGGTCCTTGAGTGAATACCGCTACATGATTTATGGGATCGTTCTGGTCTTGATGATGGTCTTCCGCCCCCAGGGGTTTATCGATGCCAACCTGATCGATTGGTTCAGAGGCCGGAAAAACAGGGGAAACGATGCTGCTTGA
- a CDS encoding ABC transporter substrate-binding protein, which translates to MDKRIQTGFLIFFSFLFLGLSATMTQAAAVPAKIGVISIITGPGAGYGEAITNGFKLARDEVNAKGEVKIELIFEDSSGKQEQALAAGQKLINSQQVVAILGPTLSTEMKVVGPEANASGVPIMGTSTTAVGITQIGKYVFRNSLPESLAIPASVKKAVAKYNLKQVAMLYGNDDVFTKSGFDTMKKVATDLGLKITTIEEFQKGQADYKAQLTKIKATKPDAIFCSALYEEGAVILSQARKMGITIPFVGGNGFNSPKVIEIAKEAAEGLIVATPWFGDKPDPKVKAFVQKYEKTFGKKPDQFAAQAYDALYIMAEALKKAGKADRDKLRDALAGIRNFNGVLGKFSFDAERDVVMEPNVLVIKGGKFQLFN; encoded by the coding sequence ATGGATAAAAGAATCCAAACCGGTTTTTTAATCTTTTTTTCCTTTCTTTTTCTGGGCCTTTCGGCGACCATGACTCAAGCCGCGGCCGTTCCGGCTAAAATCGGGGTTATTTCCATCATTACCGGACCGGGAGCCGGCTACGGTGAAGCCATAACCAACGGTTTTAAACTGGCCCGGGACGAAGTAAACGCCAAGGGGGAAGTCAAAATCGAGTTGATTTTTGAAGATTCCTCCGGAAAACAGGAGCAGGCCCTGGCCGCCGGACAGAAATTGATCAATTCCCAGCAGGTTGTAGCCATTTTGGGTCCCACCCTCAGTACGGAGATGAAGGTCGTCGGTCCCGAGGCCAACGCCAGCGGCGTACCGATCATGGGCACCTCGACCACGGCTGTGGGGATCACCCAGATCGGAAAATATGTCTTTAGAAATTCCCTGCCGGAATCCCTGGCCATTCCGGCCTCGGTTAAAAAGGCCGTGGCTAAATACAACCTCAAACAGGTGGCCATGCTCTACGGGAATGACGATGTCTTTACCAAGTCCGGGTTCGACACCATGAAAAAGGTGGCTACCGACCTGGGCCTGAAAATAACCACTATCGAAGAATTTCAAAAAGGACAGGCCGACTATAAGGCCCAGTTGACCAAGATCAAGGCCACCAAACCGGATGCCATTTTCTGTTCGGCCCTTTACGAAGAAGGGGCGGTGATATTGTCCCAGGCCCGGAAGATGGGGATCACGATCCCCTTTGTGGGCGGTAATGGCTTTAATTCCCCAAAAGTGATCGAAATTGCTAAAGAAGCGGCCGAAGGGCTGATCGTCGCCACCCCCTGGTTCGGCGACAAACCCGACCCGAAGGTAAAGGCCTTTGTCCAGAAATATGAAAAGACTTTCGGCAAGAAGCCGGACCAATTCGCCGCCCAGGCCTATGACGCCCTTTATATCATGGCCGAGGCTTTGAAAAAGGCCGGGAAAGCCGACCGCGACAAATTGCGGGACGCCCTGGCCGGCATCCGGAACTTCAATGGCGTCTTAGGCAAATTCTCCTTTGACGCCGAACGGGACGTGGTCATGGAGCCCAATGTTTTAGTGATCAAGGGCGGCAAGTTTCAGCTTTTTAATTAA
- a CDS encoding branched-chain amino acid ABC transporter permease, with protein sequence MFFEQLINGITLGSIYAIVALGYTLVFGVLDIINMAHGEIFMFGAFVGMLLITRFQAPMVVAFLGAILATAAMGYLLERLALRPIRGRKGASHLASLISTIGISIFLENLAHHLFGAGNNPFPTSFGDIKFEGGSVTIYLVQIIILVISLLLMAGLSTWLKKAKAGKALRATAENLETAGLLGIDTKKIITSTVVVASAMGGIAGVLVGMAFNYINNQMGLPMGLKGLAIIILGGMGSVNGAMAGGLILGLSETLVVAYGDSGYRDAIAFVAIIVILLIKPQGLFGQALPEAKG encoded by the coding sequence TTGTTTTTTGAACAACTGATCAACGGCATCACCCTGGGCAGTATCTACGCCATTGTGGCTTTGGGCTATACCCTGGTCTTCGGCGTTTTGGATATCATCAATATGGCCCATGGGGAGATCTTTATGTTCGGGGCCTTTGTGGGGATGCTTTTAATCACCCGGTTCCAGGCCCCTATGGTCGTGGCCTTTTTGGGGGCGATCCTGGCCACAGCCGCCATGGGCTATCTTCTGGAACGTCTGGCCTTAAGACCCATCCGGGGCAGAAAAGGGGCTTCCCATCTGGCTTCCCTGATCAGCACTATCGGGATTTCTATTTTTCTGGAAAACCTGGCCCACCACCTTTTCGGGGCCGGGAACAATCCCTTCCCGACCTCTTTCGGGGATATCAAATTTGAGGGCGGTTCGGTAACCATCTACCTGGTACAGATCATTATTCTGGTAATCTCCCTCTTGTTGATGGCCGGCCTTTCCACCTGGCTGAAAAAGGCCAAGGCCGGCAAGGCCCTGCGGGCTACAGCCGAAAACCTGGAGACCGCCGGCCTGCTGGGTATCGACACCAAAAAAATCATTACCTCCACGGTAGTGGTGGCCTCTGCCATGGGAGGGATTGCCGGTGTGCTGGTGGGCATGGCCTTCAATTACATCAACAACCAGATGGGACTGCCCATGGGCTTAAAAGGACTGGCTATTATTATCCTGGGCGGCATGGGCAGTGTCAACGGGGCCATGGCCGGGGGCCTGATCCTGGGCCTTTCCGAGACCCTGGTCGTGGCCTACGGCGACTCCGGATACCGGGATGCCATTGCCTTTGTGGCCATCATCGTAATCTTATTGATCAAGCCCCAGGGATTATTCGGGCAGGCCCTGCCCGAAGCCAAGGGATAA
- a CDS encoding PAS domain S-box protein: MNPISWSQGLIHNLVEVVKTGIILTNTQGEVRFTNRFATELLGYPKDFLNGKPIEIFFLPEDTRIFLPNILKITRDNTPFEGEALLSKRDGSFFFVYLSTALYTEKSTGYEFIIFTLQDITHFKKMEKEQLDSERFIGLGMMTDQISHQIRNPIAAIGGFALRLAKDRISQEEYHQYTQIIHNESRRLEHIIDRLVEFAHVHSDRYIAFTLSEIFDGVRNAFQTDLEKNPYKIKFPESETLPVTPLFGDPALIIQAVQGIVQNSLEACPEKDQVTITDEINDNEVLIRVKDNGEGILPEHLPFIYDPFFTTKFNYLGLGLTMAKRIVQVHKGHIEIDSAPKEGTEVRINLPKDRRRKIRTRLLQE; this comes from the coding sequence ATGAATCCCATATCCTGGTCGCAAGGTCTGATCCATAATCTGGTCGAGGTGGTTAAGACCGGAATTATCCTGACGAATACTCAGGGAGAGGTCCGTTTTACCAACCGCTTTGCAACAGAGCTGCTGGGGTATCCCAAAGATTTCTTGAACGGAAAACCGATTGAGATCTTTTTTCTCCCTGAAGATACCCGGATTTTTCTGCCCAACATCTTAAAAATAACCCGGGACAATACACCCTTTGAAGGCGAGGCCCTTTTGTCTAAAAGGGACGGGAGTTTCTTTTTTGTTTACCTTTCCACTGCCCTGTATACGGAAAAGTCCACGGGCTATGAATTCATCATCTTTACCCTCCAGGATATCACACATTTTAAAAAGATGGAAAAAGAGCAACTGGATTCGGAAAGATTCATCGGCCTTGGGATGATGACCGATCAAATTTCCCATCAGATTAGAAATCCCATAGCCGCCATCGGGGGATTTGCCTTACGATTGGCCAAGGATCGCATATCCCAGGAGGAGTATCACCAATATACCCAAATCATTCACAATGAATCAAGACGATTGGAACATATCATCGATCGATTGGTGGAGTTTGCCCACGTTCATTCGGACCGTTATATTGCCTTTACCCTTTCTGAAATCTTTGATGGGGTCAGGAACGCCTTCCAGACGGATTTGGAAAAAAATCCCTATAAAATCAAATTTCCCGAATCGGAGACGCTACCGGTAACGCCCCTTTTCGGTGATCCGGCGCTTATCATCCAAGCCGTTCAGGGCATCGTGCAAAATAGTCTGGAAGCCTGCCCCGAAAAGGATCAGGTAACGATAACCGACGAAATCAATGATAATGAAGTTCTGATCAGGGTTAAGGATAATGGAGAGGGGATTTTGCCGGAGCACCTTCCTTTTATCTACGATCCATTTTTTACCACTAAATTTAACTACCTGGGCTTGGGGCTGACCATGGCCAAGAGAATCGTTCAAGTCCATAAAGGACATATTGAGATTGACAGTGCACCTAAGGAAGGAACCGAGGTGCGCATCAACCTTCCGAAAGACCGGCGACGTAAGATTCGAACCAGGCTCCTCCAGGAATAA